In one Streptomyces venezuelae genomic region, the following are encoded:
- a CDS encoding HAMP domain-containing protein: MRAARDGDFTKVAPVGDGLTAELYSVFNEMLDRSLHFDGELIRVRREIIRHGRLDERFAASPGQGRWAARVSEVNTLLDALVAPAANATRVLNAVAGGDLTQRVDLHDGTRELRGDLRRLGRAVNTMVDQLSLFTGEVTRVAREVGTEGRLGGRAKVRGLSGSWRDVTEAVNTMASRLTAQVRDIALVTTAVAQGDLTRTVTVEATGELLELKLTVNTMVEQLSAFAAEVTRVAREVGTEGQLGGRAQARGVSGVWKDLTDNVNFMASNLTSQVRNIAQVTTAVANGDLSQKITVDARGEILELKSTVNTMVDQLSAFADEVTRVAREVGTEGNLGGRAQVRGVSGVWKDLTDNVNFMADNLTSQVRNIALVSTAVAQGDLGKKITVEAKGEILELKSTINTMVDQLSAFADEVTRVAREVGTEGNLGGQAQVRGVSGVWKDLTDNVNFMASNLTSQVRNIAQVTTAVANGDLSKMITVTARGEILELKDTVNTMVEQLRAFADEVTRVAREVGTDGRLGGRAQVLGVSGVWKDLTDNVNYMADNLTGQVRNIAQVATAVAQGDLSKKIDVDARGEILELKTTINTMVDTLSSFSSEVTRVAREVGSEGQLGGQARVEGVYGTWKRLTTNVNELALNLTTQVRAIAEVASAVAQGDMTRSITVETRGEVSELKDNINLMVSNLRETTRAKDWLESNLARLAGLMQGHRDLMEVADLILRELTPLVNAQYGAFFLADPDTAEAPAPSQVTAKGLAFIAGYGAAQGSVVDTGGMPAQGLVRQAALEKKRILVEEVPPDYIKIHSGLGDAAPATVVIIPILFEDKLLGVIELATFSRFSDVHLAFFDQFVNTIGVAINTIIANSRTESLLGESQRLAIQLQERSDELQRQQAELRRSNAELEEKAALLATSSQYKSEFLANMSHELRTPLNSLLILARLLSDNPDDHLSDQEVQFATTIHRSGSDLLQLINDILDLSKIEAGRMDVRPKKLPLIKVLDYVHATFRPLTLDRGLAFDVSVGEDVPREMFSDEQRLQQILRNLLSNAVKFTSAGSVELRVSRVKASSGDRLLHDNEDLLCFAVSDTGIGIPAEQLPVIFEAFQQADGTTNRKYGGTGLGLSISREIAGLLGGRITAESRPGHGSTFALFVPVVHPGHGAAAVAYAAAHTQHLPEPIEQAALRPHTALEPDDSWPTPTKLEEWKEGHAGRILPGRRVLIVDDDIRNVFALTHVLSRVGMPVLYAENGREGIETLERNPDVDIVLMDIMMPEMDGYETMAAIRRSLRWRGLPIVALTAKAMPGDREKAISQGATDYVPKPVDVDQLLGVVCALLDPAGSSTDEQPTNPDPETAVQELDSAQAEGPVPPMTE; encoded by the coding sequence ATGCGCGCGGCGCGGGACGGCGACTTCACCAAGGTGGCGCCGGTCGGTGACGGCCTGACCGCCGAGCTGTACTCGGTGTTCAACGAGATGCTGGACCGTTCGCTGCACTTCGACGGCGAGCTGATCCGCGTGCGGCGCGAGATCATACGGCACGGCCGGCTGGACGAGCGGTTCGCCGCGAGCCCCGGTCAGGGCCGGTGGGCCGCCCGTGTCTCGGAGGTCAACACCCTGCTGGACGCGCTGGTCGCGCCGGCGGCGAACGCGACCCGCGTGCTGAACGCGGTGGCGGGCGGCGACCTCACGCAACGGGTCGACCTGCACGACGGCACCCGTGAACTGCGCGGTGATTTACGGCGCCTGGGGCGCGCCGTCAACACGATGGTCGACCAGCTGTCCCTCTTCACGGGAGAGGTCACGCGGGTCGCCCGCGAGGTCGGCACGGAGGGGCGTCTCGGCGGGCGCGCCAAGGTGCGGGGTCTCTCGGGCAGTTGGCGAGACGTGACGGAGGCCGTCAACACGATGGCGTCCCGGCTCACCGCGCAGGTGCGGGACATCGCGCTCGTGACGACGGCGGTGGCGCAGGGCGACCTGACCCGCACGGTGACCGTCGAGGCGACGGGCGAGCTCCTCGAACTGAAGCTCACCGTGAACACGATGGTGGAGCAGCTCTCCGCGTTCGCCGCGGAGGTGACCCGCGTGGCGCGCGAGGTCGGCACCGAGGGGCAGTTGGGCGGGCGCGCCCAGGCGCGCGGGGTGTCCGGCGTGTGGAAGGACCTCACCGACAACGTCAACTTCATGGCGTCGAACCTCACCTCCCAGGTCCGCAACATCGCCCAGGTCACCACCGCCGTCGCCAACGGCGACCTGAGCCAGAAGATCACCGTCGACGCCCGGGGCGAGATCCTGGAGCTGAAGTCGACGGTGAACACGATGGTCGACCAGCTGTCCGCCTTCGCCGACGAGGTCACCCGCGTCGCCCGCGAGGTCGGCACCGAGGGCAACCTCGGCGGGCGCGCCCAGGTGCGGGGCGTGTCGGGCGTGTGGAAGGACCTCACCGACAACGTCAACTTCATGGCCGACAACCTCACCTCCCAGGTGCGCAACATCGCGCTCGTCTCGACGGCCGTGGCCCAGGGCGACCTCGGGAAGAAGATCACGGTCGAGGCGAAGGGCGAGATCCTGGAGCTGAAGTCGACGATCAACACGATGGTCGACCAGCTGTCCGCCTTCGCCGACGAGGTCACCCGCGTCGCCCGCGAGGTCGGCACCGAGGGCAACCTCGGCGGTCAGGCGCAGGTCCGTGGCGTGTCCGGCGTGTGGAAGGACCTCACCGACAACGTCAACTTCATGGCGTCGAACCTCACCTCCCAGGTCCGCAACATCGCCCAGGTCACCACCGCCGTCGCCAACGGCGACCTGTCCAAGATGATCACGGTCACGGCGCGCGGCGAGATCCTGGAGCTCAAGGACACCGTCAACACGATGGTGGAGCAGCTGCGCGCCTTCGCCGACGAGGTCACCCGCGTCGCCCGCGAGGTCGGCACGGACGGCAGGCTCGGCGGCCGCGCGCAGGTGCTCGGCGTGTCCGGCGTGTGGAAGGACCTCACCGACAACGTCAACTACATGGCGGACAACCTGACGGGCCAGGTCCGCAACATCGCCCAGGTCGCCACCGCGGTGGCCCAGGGCGACCTCTCCAAGAAGATCGACGTCGACGCGCGCGGCGAGATCCTGGAGCTGAAGACCACCATCAACACCATGGTGGACACGCTGTCCTCGTTCTCCTCCGAGGTCACCCGCGTGGCCCGCGAGGTAGGCTCCGAGGGCCAGCTGGGCGGCCAGGCCCGCGTCGAGGGCGTGTACGGCACGTGGAAGCGTCTGACGACGAACGTGAACGAGCTGGCGCTGAACCTCACCACGCAGGTCCGCGCCATCGCCGAGGTCGCCTCCGCCGTGGCGCAGGGCGACATGACCCGCTCCATCACGGTGGAGACCCGGGGCGAGGTGTCCGAGCTCAAGGACAACATCAACCTCATGGTCTCCAACCTCCGCGAGACCACCCGCGCCAAGGACTGGCTGGAGTCCAACCTCGCCCGCCTGGCCGGTCTGATGCAGGGCCACCGCGACCTGATGGAGGTCGCCGATCTGATCCTGCGCGAGCTGACGCCGCTGGTGAACGCGCAGTACGGCGCCTTCTTCCTGGCCGACCCGGACACGGCCGAGGCGCCCGCGCCCAGCCAGGTGACGGCCAAGGGCCTCGCCTTCATCGCCGGGTACGGAGCGGCGCAGGGCTCGGTCGTCGACACGGGCGGCATGCCCGCGCAGGGCCTGGTGCGGCAGGCGGCACTGGAGAAGAAGCGCATCCTCGTCGAGGAGGTCCCGCCGGACTACATCAAGATCCACTCGGGTCTCGGCGACGCGGCACCGGCCACGGTCGTCATCATCCCGATCCTCTTCGAGGACAAGCTGCTCGGCGTCATCGAGCTGGCGACGTTCTCCCGCTTCTCCGACGTCCACCTGGCGTTCTTCGACCAGTTCGTGAACACCATCGGCGTCGCGATCAACACCATCATCGCCAACTCCCGCACGGAGTCGCTGCTCGGCGAGTCGCAGCGCCTGGCCATCCAGCTCCAGGAGCGCTCGGACGAACTCCAGCGCCAGCAGGCCGAGCTGCGCCGGTCCAACGCGGAGCTGGAGGAGAAGGCCGCGCTGCTGGCCACCAGCTCCCAGTACAAGTCCGAGTTCCTGGCGAACATGTCGCACGAGCTGCGCACGCCGCTCAACTCCCTGCTGATCCTCGCCAGGCTGCTCTCCGACAACCCCGACGACCACCTCTCCGACCAAGAGGTGCAGTTCGCGACGACCATCCACCGCTCCGGCTCCGACCTGCTCCAGCTCATCAACGACATCCTGGACCTGTCGAAGATCGAGGCGGGCCGCATGGACGTACGCCCCAAGAAGCTCCCCCTGATCAAGGTGCTCGACTACGTCCACGCGACGTTCCGCCCGCTCACCCTGGACCGCGGCCTCGCCTTCGACGTGTCGGTGGGCGAGGACGTGCCGCGTGAGATGTTCTCGGACGAGCAGCGCCTCCAGCAGATCCTGCGCAACCTGCTGTCGAACGCGGTCAAGTTCACCTCGGCCGGCAGCGTCGAGCTGCGCGTCAGCCGCGTCAAGGCGTCCTCGGGCGACCGGCTGCTCCACGACAACGAGGACCTGCTGTGCTTCGCCGTCAGCGACACCGGCATCGGCATCCCCGCCGAGCAACTCCCGGTCATCTTCGAGGCGTTCCAGCAGGCCGACGGCACCACCAACCGCAAGTACGGCGGTACCGGCCTCGGCCTCTCCATCAGCCGCGAGATCGCGGGCCTGCTCGGCGGCCGCATCACCGCGGAGAGCCGCCCCGGCCACGGATCCACCTTCGCGCTCTTCGTCCCCGTGGTGCACCCGGGCCACGGCGCGGCCGCCGTCGCCTACGCGGCGGCACACACCCAGCACCTCCCGGAACCGATCGAACAGGCCGCCCTGCGGCCGCACACCGCACTCGAACCCGACGACAGCTGGCCCACGCCCACCAAACTGGAGGAGTGGAAGGAAGGGCACGCGGGCCGCATATTGCCGGGCCGCAGGGTGCTCATCGTCGACGACGACATCCGCAACGTCTTCGCCCTCACCCATGTCCTCAGCCGCGTCGGCATGCCCGTCCTGTACGCGGAGAACGGCCGCGAGGGCATCGAGACCCTGGAACGCAACCCCGATGTCGACATCGTGCTGATGGACATCATGATGCCGGAGATGGACGGCTACGAGACCATGGCCGCGATCCGTCGCAGCCTCCGCTGGCGGGGCCTGCCCATCGTCGCCCTCACCGCGAAGGCAATGCCCGGGGACCGCGAGAAGGCCATCTCCCAGGGCGCCACCGACTACGTCCCCAAACCCGTGGACGTGGACCAACTGCTCGGCGTCGTCTGTGCCCTCTTGGACCCAGCCGGCTCGTCGACCGACGAGCAACCAACGAACCCAGATCCAGAGACTGCCGTTCAGGAGCTGGACAGTGCTCAAGCAGAGGGCCCTGTTCCGCCGATGACGGAGTGA
- a CDS encoding SpoIIE family protein phosphatase: MGSIPMQREADIPASATDPGRPGPPAVVRTSLPGNPLAPAAARRFVRAALADWTELGVPAATGITDRLADDAVLLVSELVTNAVVHAGTAVELMCRLDDALPGESAETLLIEVADHHPSRAVRSEQRPPSPGTPEYGRGLHLVATLSESWGITYRTGTKSVWARLPVEGVQAVHEIESYASEQALQRGLRAAEILAPLPKRAAQDTEWVNRGALSFLAEASDLLAGQFDEDLVAALAGQLLVPRLADWCAVWLDDPSQGAARDSVGVQGARLARVWHTSEHRIEELRRVLEKEPPRIPDTAGSGAFPLPWPGEAPTGGPPGAALAYRLTAGGRVLGTLVIGRSGLVRFPDEVTGLVEDFSRRVALAISTARRYQRQANISQVLQRGLLPSKVAEIPGVESGLVYEPRDKGGPGGDFYDVFQAGEGRWCFALGDVQGKGPEAAVVIGLARPWLRLLAREGYQVAEVMDRLNQLLLDDATEAADAAAAVVAVAGGQGVPPDSPTSRFLSLLYGEIVPYEGGVRVTLACAGHPLPLVMSAAGKVREAATPQILLGVIDDETYTSESFDLRSGETLLCVTDGVTERRTGRRQFDDGDGLAAALASCAGLDAGLVAERIRRLVHEFSERPPDDDLALLVLRAR; encoded by the coding sequence GTGGGGTCCATTCCGATGCAACGGGAGGCCGATATTCCTGCCTCCGCCACGGACCCGGGCCGCCCCGGGCCACCGGCGGTGGTGCGCACGTCACTGCCCGGAAACCCGCTGGCACCCGCCGCCGCGCGCAGATTCGTGCGCGCGGCGCTCGCCGACTGGACCGAGCTCGGCGTGCCCGCGGCCACCGGCATCACCGACCGGCTGGCCGACGACGCGGTGCTGCTGGTCAGCGAGCTGGTGACCAACGCCGTCGTGCACGCGGGCACGGCCGTCGAGCTGATGTGCCGCCTCGACGACGCGCTGCCCGGCGAGAGCGCCGAGACCCTCCTCATCGAGGTCGCCGACCACCACCCCTCCCGCGCCGTCCGCAGTGAGCAGCGCCCGCCGTCCCCCGGCACCCCCGAGTACGGCCGTGGTCTCCACCTCGTCGCGACCCTCTCCGAGTCCTGGGGCATCACCTACCGCACCGGCACGAAATCGGTCTGGGCCCGGCTGCCCGTCGAGGGCGTGCAGGCCGTCCACGAGATCGAGTCCTACGCGAGCGAACAGGCGCTGCAGCGCGGACTGCGCGCCGCCGAGATCCTCGCGCCGCTGCCCAAGCGCGCCGCGCAGGACACCGAGTGGGTCAACAGGGGCGCCCTCTCCTTCCTCGCCGAGGCGTCCGACCTGCTGGCCGGGCAGTTCGACGAGGACCTGGTGGCCGCACTCGCCGGACAGCTGCTCGTGCCGCGCCTCGCGGACTGGTGCGCCGTCTGGCTCGACGACCCGTCCCAGGGAGCCGCCCGCGACTCCGTGGGCGTGCAGGGCGCGCGGCTCGCCCGGGTGTGGCACACCAGCGAGCACCGGATAGAGGAGCTGCGCCGCGTCCTGGAGAAGGAGCCGCCCCGCATCCCGGACACGGCGGGCTCCGGCGCCTTCCCGCTGCCCTGGCCGGGCGAGGCGCCGACGGGCGGGCCGCCCGGCGCGGCGCTGGCGTACCGGCTGACGGCCGGCGGGCGCGTCCTCGGCACGCTCGTCATCGGCCGGTCGGGCCTGGTCCGCTTCCCCGACGAAGTCACCGGACTCGTCGAGGACTTCAGCCGCCGGGTCGCCCTGGCCATCAGCACCGCCCGTCGGTACCAGCGCCAGGCCAACATCAGCCAGGTCCTCCAGCGCGGGCTGCTGCCCAGCAAGGTCGCGGAGATCCCCGGCGTCGAGAGCGGCCTCGTCTACGAACCGCGGGACAAGGGCGGCCCCGGCGGCGACTTCTACGACGTGTTCCAGGCGGGCGAAGGACGCTGGTGCTTCGCCCTCGGCGACGTCCAGGGCAAAGGGCCCGAGGCGGCCGTCGTCATCGGCCTCGCCCGCCCCTGGCTGCGGCTGCTCGCCCGCGAGGGGTACCAGGTCGCGGAGGTCATGGACCGCCTCAACCAGCTGCTCCTCGACGACGCGACCGAGGCGGCGGACGCGGCGGCCGCGGTCGTCGCGGTGGCGGGCGGGCAGGGCGTGCCGCCCGACAGCCCCACCTCGCGCTTCCTCTCGCTCCTGTACGGGGAGATCGTCCCCTACGAAGGGGGAGTGCGCGTCACCCTCGCGTGCGCGGGACATCCGCTGCCGCTCGTCATGTCCGCCGCCGGGAAGGTCCGGGAGGCGGCCACTCCGCAGATACTGCTCGGGGTCATCGACGACGAGACGTACACGAGCGAGAGCTTCGACCTGCGGTCCGGCGAGACGCTCCTGTGCGTCACGGACGGCGTGACCGAGCGCCGGACGGGCCGCCGCCAGTTCGACGACGGCGACGGCCTCGCGGCGGCGCTCGCGAGCTGCGCGGGGCTCGACGCGGGGCTGGTGGCGGAACGGATCAGGCGGCTGGTCCACGAGTTCTCGGAGCGGCCGCCGGACGACGACCTGGCGCTGCTGGTGCTGCGGGCGCGGTGA
- the hemW gene encoding radical SAM family heme chaperone HemW, which produces MPSALPDGEPMPEDGALPASALDGAASRPLGFYLHVPYCATRCGYCDFNTYTATELRGSGGVLASRDNYAQTLADEVRLARKVLGDDPRPVRTVFVGGGTPTLLAARDLVAMLAAVRDEFGLADDAEITTEANPESVDEAYLSELRESGFNRVSFGMQSAKQHVLKVLDRTHTPGRPEACVAEARAAGFEHVNLDLIYGTPGETDDDWRATLDSAIGAGPDHVSAYALIVEEGTQLARRIRRGEVPMTDDDVHADRYLIADEVLGNAGFSWYEVSNWATSESGRCLHNELYWRGADWWGAGPGAHSHVGGVRWWNVKHPGAYAGALAGGGSPGAGREVLSDEDRRVERILLELRLREGCPLSLLREAGLAASVRARDEGLLESGPYGEGRAVLTLRGRLLADAVVRDLVD; this is translated from the coding sequence ATGCCCTCCGCACTGCCCGATGGTGAGCCCATGCCCGAGGACGGCGCGCTGCCCGCGTCCGCACTCGACGGCGCGGCCTCCCGCCCCCTCGGCTTCTACCTGCACGTCCCGTACTGCGCCACGCGCTGCGGCTACTGCGACTTCAACACGTACACCGCGACCGAGCTGCGCGGCTCCGGCGGCGTCCTCGCCTCCCGCGACAACTACGCGCAGACCCTCGCCGACGAGGTGCGGCTCGCCCGGAAGGTCCTGGGCGACGACCCGCGGCCGGTGCGGACCGTGTTCGTCGGGGGCGGCACGCCGACGCTGCTCGCCGCCCGCGACCTCGTGGCGATGCTCGCCGCCGTGCGGGACGAGTTCGGGCTCGCCGACGACGCGGAGATCACGACCGAGGCGAATCCGGAGTCGGTCGACGAGGCGTACCTGAGCGAGCTGCGGGAGAGCGGCTTCAACCGTGTCTCCTTCGGCATGCAGAGCGCGAAGCAGCACGTCCTGAAGGTCCTCGACCGCACGCACACGCCCGGGCGCCCCGAGGCGTGCGTCGCCGAGGCGCGGGCGGCGGGCTTCGAGCACGTCAACCTCGACCTGATCTACGGCACGCCCGGCGAGACGGACGACGACTGGCGCGCCACGCTCGACTCGGCGATCGGCGCCGGGCCCGACCACGTCAGCGCCTACGCGCTCATCGTGGAGGAGGGCACGCAGCTGGCGCGGCGCATCCGGCGCGGCGAGGTGCCGATGACCGACGACGACGTGCACGCCGACCGGTACCTGATCGCCGACGAGGTGCTGGGGAACGCGGGCTTCTCGTGGTACGAGGTGTCCAACTGGGCCACCTCCGAGAGCGGCCGCTGTCTGCACAACGAGCTGTACTGGCGCGGCGCCGACTGGTGGGGCGCAGGACCCGGCGCGCACAGCCACGTCGGCGGCGTGCGGTGGTGGAACGTCAAGCACCCCGGCGCGTACGCGGGGGCGCTCGCGGGCGGCGGCTCGCCCGGAGCGGGCCGCGAGGTGCTGTCCGACGAGGACCGCCGCGTGGAGCGGATCCTGCTGGAGCTGCGGCTGCGGGAGGGCTGCCCGCTGTCGCTGCTGCGGGAGGCAGGGCTCGCGGCCTCGGTGCGGGCGAGGGACGAGGGACTGCTGGAGTCCGGCCCGTACGGAGAGGGGCGCGCCGTCCTGACGCTTCGGGGGCGGCTGCTCGCCGACGCGGTGGTGCGGGACCTGGTGGACTGA
- a CDS encoding DUF3097 domain-containing protein: MRQYSADLTPPWKKPKPVPEVAADAGLVVEELSTGFCGAVIRCEKTAQGPTVTLEDRFGKHRVFPMEPRGFLLEGRPVTLVRPSQGAPVRPSRTASGSVAVPGARARVARAGRIYVEGRHDAELVERVWGDDLRIEGVVVEYLEGIDDLPAIVAEFDPGPDARLGVLVDHLVPGSKESRIATQVTSAHALVVGHPYIDIWEAVKPASVGIPAWPHVPRGQDWKTGICRALGWPPNTGAAWQRILDSVHSYKDLEPPLLGRVEELIDFVTLP; the protein is encoded by the coding sequence ATGCGCCAGTACTCCGCCGACCTCACGCCCCCTTGGAAGAAGCCGAAGCCCGTACCGGAGGTGGCGGCGGACGCCGGCCTCGTGGTCGAGGAGCTGAGCACCGGTTTCTGCGGGGCGGTGATCCGCTGCGAGAAAACGGCGCAAGGGCCGACGGTGACGCTGGAGGACCGCTTCGGCAAGCACCGCGTCTTCCCTATGGAGCCGCGCGGCTTCCTCCTGGAGGGCCGCCCGGTCACCCTGGTCCGCCCCTCCCAGGGGGCTCCCGTACGTCCCTCGCGTACCGCGTCCGGCTCGGTGGCCGTGCCCGGGGCGCGGGCCAGGGTCGCCCGCGCGGGACGCATCTACGTGGAGGGCCGCCACGACGCAGAACTGGTCGAGCGCGTCTGGGGCGACGACCTCCGCATCGAGGGCGTCGTCGTCGAGTACCTGGAGGGCATCGACGACCTCCCCGCGATCGTCGCCGAGTTCGACCCGGGCCCCGACGCCCGCCTCGGCGTCCTGGTCGACCACCTGGTCCCGGGTTCCAAGGAGTCCCGCATCGCGACGCAGGTCACCAGCGCCCATGCGCTGGTCGTCGGCCACCCCTACATCGACATCTGGGAGGCGGTGAAACCGGCCTCGGTCGGCATCCCCGCCTGGCCCCACGTCCCCCGCGGCCAGGACTGGAAGACGGGCATCTGCCGCGCCCTCGGCTGGCCGCCCAACACGGGCGCGGCCTGGCAGCGCATCCTGGACTCGGTGCACTCCTACAAGGACCTGGAGCCACCGCTCCTCGGCCGCGTGGAAGAGCTCATCGACTTCGTCACGCTCCCGTAG
- a CDS encoding MBL fold metallo-hydrolase — protein sequence MTPAWEAAGWERLAPRVGRCRLPVWDCTAGLVVGDDAALMIEGGSSLAEGAALRTQARRILGGDRRVTHLALTHPHFDHVLGAAAFAGVEVYGAVGIDTVFTRGRDELREDAVRHGLDPDAAAEAADLLVHPRHLVCGEWTLDLGGGVQVLLANIGPGHSGHDLAVLVPGTEGGREVVFCGDLVEESGEPQAGPDAAPSHWPAALDRLLDLGGEDALYVPGHGATVDAAFVRAQRATLATRFGVS from the coding sequence GTGACGCCGGCATGGGAAGCGGCGGGCTGGGAGCGGCTCGCACCGCGTGTGGGACGGTGCCGTCTGCCCGTCTGGGACTGCACGGCGGGGCTCGTCGTCGGCGACGACGCGGCCCTCATGATCGAGGGCGGGTCGAGCCTCGCGGAGGGCGCGGCGCTGCGCACGCAGGCCCGGCGGATCCTGGGCGGCGACCGCAGAGTGACCCATCTCGCGCTCACGCACCCGCACTTCGACCACGTCCTCGGGGCGGCGGCGTTCGCGGGCGTGGAGGTGTACGGGGCGGTGGGCATCGACACGGTCTTCACCAGGGGCCGCGACGAGCTGCGCGAGGACGCGGTGCGGCACGGCCTCGACCCGGACGCGGCGGCGGAGGCGGCCGACCTCCTGGTCCACCCGCGCCATCTGGTCTGCGGGGAGTGGACGCTCGATCTGGGCGGCGGCGTCCAGGTGCTGCTCGCCAACATCGGGCCCGGCCACTCCGGCCACGACCTCGCGGTCCTCGTCCCCGGTACCGAGGGCGGCCGGGAGGTCGTCTTCTGCGGCGACCTGGTGGAGGAGTCGGGCGAGCCGCAGGCGGGCCCGGACGCGGCGCCGAGCCACTGGCCCGCGGCGCTCGACCGCCTCCTCGACCTGGGCGGCGAGGACGCACTCTACGTACCGGGGCACGGCGCGACGGTGGATGCGGCTTTTGTCCGTGCCCAACGCGCCACACTGGCCACCCGCTTCGGCGTGTCGTGA